DNA from Sphingomonas sp. R1:
CAGCGGACCTGGGCCTCGGCCACCCGCGCCGGGCGCGCGGCGTTCGAGCAGCACGTCGCGGCACTGCAGGCGCTGGTAACCCTGGCGCCGACGGACCCGGTCAGCGCATCAGGGTGAGGGTCGGCTGCGGCCGCGTCATGCTGACGAGCAGCAACGTCAGCACGCCTGCGAAGATCGGCGCCAGCCACAAGGCATTCCAGCCCCAGCGGAACTGGCTTTCGGCGCCGATGACCACGCCGCAGACGAAGCCGAACCACAGCCCCAGATAGCGCAGCCAGCCGAAGCGATCCGCATCGCCCATCAGCGCTCCGGCCAGCTTCTGGCCCATCTTGACCAGGGACCCGGTCATGTAGGTCACGCCGATCGTGACTTCGCCGTCGCGGTGAAACACACCATTTTCGGTGCCCATCGCAGCGGCAAGCAGCAGCAGCACGCACGGCCCCGGCAGCAGCGTCGCCACGACCGCGGCAAGCAACAGAAGCAGGGTGACGGTCGCCATCACCACCGGCTGGTGGCGATGGGGCCGCGCGCGCGCCAGGATGGTGGAGAGGATGACGCCCGCGACGAAGCTCATCACCAGCGCGGCCGCCATCGCCGCATCGTGCGCCGATCCACTCCCCAGCCCGACGCCGAGACGGGTGGAATTACCGCTCATGAACGAGGCGAAAAAGCCGCCCAGGCTGGTGAAGGCGAGCGCATCGACGAAGCCGGCGAGCGCCGCCAGAAGGATCGCAAGGGCGATCAGCGGAGACTCGGTACGTTGCATGGCCCCTCTCTGCCCCAAGCCCACCCGGCTCGCCAAGACCCGCGTTTGACTTGGCTGCCGCGCCCACGGCAAACGGAGCGGATGAACAGTTCGGTTGCCTTCCAGATCGGTCCCATCCTCCCCTGGCTCGATCTGTTCGGAATCGCGGTATTCGCCGCCACCGGCGCGCTGGCCGCGACCCGACACCAGCAGACGATCGTCACCGCCACCTTCTTCGCCCTGATCACCGGGGTGGGCGGCGGCACCGTGCGCGACCTGCTGATCGGCGCCCCGGTCTTCTGGGTGCATGATGCGAGCGTGGCGGCGCTTTGCCTAGGCATGTCGGCGGTCGTCTGGATCACCCCCCAGCGCTGGTGGAGCGACCGGACCTTCGCCTGGCTCGACGCGCTGGGGCTGGCCGCCTATGCCGCGTTCGGTGCGGCCAAGGCACTCGGCTATGGCATTCCGCCGGTACCGGCGGCGGTGATGGGCGTGGTGACCGCGTGCGTCGGCGGCATCATCCGGGATGTTCTGGCGGGGCAGCCGTCGATCCTGATGCGGCCCGAACTGTACGTGACGGCAGCGGCACTCACCGCATCCATCTATGTGGTGCTGAACCTGCTGGGCTGGCCGCCCTATGCCGCGGGGTTCATCGCAGCGGTTGCCGGCTTCGCGCTCCGCGCCGCCGCGATCATATGGAAACTTGGCCTTCCTGCCTATCGTGTCGATTACGATAATCAAGAAGAATGATGCGCTGCAATAACGTCTCGATCTGGCACGGCGATGACTTGCCAAATCTTATGCCTTTGTTATAGCGCTGCCCCATCGGGTCCCTCTGAAAACATAACAATATCTTGGAATCCAAAGGAGAGGGGATTTTTATGAAGAAGTACATGTTGTTGGCTGCAGCCGGCGCTGCAGTTCTCGCGACAGCGGCGCCGACGCAGGCAAAGCCCTATTCGTTCGTGATCACGGGCAGCCAGACGATCAAATTCGTTCTCGACTCGTCCCCGACGCCGCCAATCGTCGACCCGGGAAATTATTTCGTGCTCGCCGGCGTCAACGGCACGATCAATAACGTGGCCACCACCTTCGATCTCGGATTTGGCAGCCCGTCCTATTTCTTCAATTTCGGCCTGATCAACAATGTCGTCGGCTTCAGCTTCGTCTCGACGGGCGTGGCGATGTACACCGGCAGCGAATCTGCGCCCACGTTCAAGCTGGGCACGTTCACGCTGACTCCGAACACGCCCGAGCCCGACTACACCATGACGATCTCGGCAGTTCCCGAACCGGTGAGCTGGGCCATGCTCATGGCAGGCTTCGGCGGTATCGGCGCGCGCATGCGCCGCCGCCGGAACGTGACGGTGCGGGTCGCCTATAGCGGCTGACAGCTCGCTGCGCCGCCGATCCCCGGGGGATCGGCGGCATTCCGACGGATCGATCAGTCCTTCATCGCGTCGATCAGCTTCTTGACTTCCTGGCTGCGGCCGCGCGGCAGTACCAGGACATCGGCACCCGAGACGACGACGATCAGATCTTCCACGCCGACCAGCGCGACACGCTTGCCGGGCTCGCTCTGCACCAGGCAATTGGTGGCCTCGATCGCGACA
Protein-coding regions in this window:
- a CDS encoding YoaK family protein, whose translation is MQRTESPLIALAILLAALAGFVDALAFTSLGGFFASFMSGNSTRLGVGLGSGSAHDAAMAAALVMSFVAGVILSTILARARPHRHQPVVMATVTLLLLLAAVVATLLPGPCVLLLLAAAMGTENGVFHRDGEVTIGVTYMTGSLVKMGQKLAGALMGDADRFGWLRYLGLWFGFVCGVVIGAESQFRWGWNALWLAPIFAGVLTLLLVSMTRPQPTLTLMR
- a CDS encoding PEPxxWA-CTERM sorting domain-containing protein, whose amino-acid sequence is MKKYMLLAAAGAAVLATAAPTQAKPYSFVITGSQTIKFVLDSSPTPPIVDPGNYFVLAGVNGTINNVATTFDLGFGSPSYFFNFGLINNVVGFSFVSTGVAMYTGSESAPTFKLGTFTLTPNTPEPDYTMTISAVPEPVSWAMLMAGFGGIGARMRRRRNVTVRVAYSG
- a CDS encoding trimeric intracellular cation channel family protein → MNSSVAFQIGPILPWLDLFGIAVFAATGALAATRHQQTIVTATFFALITGVGGGTVRDLLIGAPVFWVHDASVAALCLGMSAVVWITPQRWWSDRTFAWLDALGLAAYAAFGAAKALGYGIPPVPAAVMGVVTACVGGIIRDVLAGQPSILMRPELYVTAAALTASIYVVLNLLGWPPYAAGFIAAVAGFALRAAAIIWKLGLPAYRVDYDNQEE